In Exiguobacterium sibiricum 7-3, a genomic segment contains:
- the tnpA gene encoding IS200/IS605 family transposase, with protein sequence MKMDTNKHSVFLLNYHLVLVVKYRQKVIDDAISEFARQTFERIGASYHITLNEWHHDGDHIHVRFKAHPNTEMSKFLNAYKSASSRLIKRDFPHVKKQLWKEMFWSRSYCLVTTGGATSDVIRHYIEKQGKE encoded by the coding sequence ATGAAAATGGACACAAATAAACATTCAGTCTTCCTTCTGAATTATCACCTTGTCCTCGTCGTGAAATACAGACAAAAAGTGATCGATGACGCCATCTCGGAGTTCGCGAGACAGACGTTCGAACGAATCGGCGCGTCGTATCATATCACGCTGAACGAGTGGCATCATGACGGCGATCATATCCATGTGCGGTTCAAAGCACACCCGAACACGGAAATGTCAAAGTTTCTGAACGCTTACAAGAGTGCAAGCAGCCGACTGATCAAACGAGACTTTCCGCATGTCAAGAAACAACTATGGAAAGAAATGTTCTGGTCTCGAAGTTACTGTCTCGTGACGACCGGAGGTGCGACAAGCGACGTCATCAGACACTATATCGAAAAACAAGGAAAGGAGTGA
- a CDS encoding class I SAM-dependent methyltransferase: MNGISKRKERITIIATIKRFIDQQYAHPTGRFGTYIGEKMVRQHQPETEWTVNLLNVQQDDTILELGCGAGYAIERLVHQSLAKQITGIDSSSAMLRSVQKRNKVAIQSNRVKVLYGDLNQLAFQNEQFDKVFTIHTLYFWENISGTLAALYHALKPGGHFVITFCDGKNDEIWTGVKDLVQTQVIPAAKTHGFTDIILVEGPVSRQFHTVAVMGYKPSN, translated from the coding sequence TTGAACGGAATTTCTAAGCGGAAGGAGCGGATCACCATCATTGCCACCATTAAACGTTTCATTGATCAGCAATATGCACATCCTACAGGACGGTTTGGCACATACATCGGGGAAAAGATGGTGAGACAACATCAACCTGAGACTGAGTGGACCGTAAATCTGCTGAACGTCCAACAAGATGACACCATTCTAGAACTTGGCTGCGGGGCAGGTTATGCCATCGAGCGACTTGTCCATCAATCATTAGCAAAACAGATTACCGGTATCGATTCTTCTTCTGCCATGCTGCGTTCGGTACAAAAAAGAAACAAAGTGGCGATCCAATCCAATCGGGTTAAGGTACTGTATGGAGATTTAAATCAATTGGCATTTCAAAATGAACAGTTCGATAAAGTATTTACGATACATACACTCTATTTTTGGGAAAACATCTCCGGTACCTTAGCAGCTCTTTATCATGCCTTAAAACCGGGTGGTCATTTCGTCATCACGTTCTGTGATGGCAAAAATGATGAAATCTGGACTGGCGTGAAGGATTTGGTACAAACCCAAGTCATTCCCGCTGCAAAAACACATGGTTTTACCGATATCATACTTGTCGAAGGTCCCGTCTCAAGGCAATTCCATACCGTTGCAGTGATGGGATATAAACCTTCCAATTAA
- a CDS encoding cation diffusion facilitator family transporter, with the protein MDQQKYDNLKLGERGAMISIIAYIVLSVIKLIVGYTADSAALRADGLNNTTDIIASIAVLIGLRISRRPADDNHKYGHWKSETIASMVASFIMMAVGLQVLIDTVSTLFEGKQESPDIVAAYVGIGSAIVMYFVYRYNRNLSRKIDSKAVMAAAKDNLSDAWVSIGTTIGIVGSQFGMPWLDIATAIVVGFLICKTAWDIFSEASHELSDGFDEQKLKMYEDVIFDLEGVKGIKSIKGRNYGNNEVVDVVILVNSQLNVNQAHDIATKVEDTLTDEYGVYDIHVHVEPE; encoded by the coding sequence ATGGATCAACAAAAATATGATAATTTAAAGCTTGGTGAGCGTGGTGCCATGATCAGCATCATTGCCTATATTGTCTTATCGGTCATCAAATTGATTGTCGGCTACACGGCGGATTCAGCGGCGTTACGGGCAGACGGTTTAAACAATACGACGGATATCATCGCCTCAATTGCGGTTTTGATCGGATTACGAATCTCAAGACGTCCGGCAGATGATAATCATAAATACGGACACTGGAAAAGTGAGACGATTGCCTCGATGGTCGCTTCCTTCATTATGATGGCAGTTGGACTACAGGTCTTGATCGATACGGTTTCGACGTTGTTCGAAGGAAAGCAGGAGTCGCCGGATATCGTCGCGGCTTACGTCGGGATTGGTTCCGCCATCGTGATGTATTTCGTTTATCGTTACAACCGGAACCTATCACGGAAAATTGACAGCAAGGCCGTCATGGCGGCTGCGAAAGACAACTTATCCGATGCCTGGGTCAGTATTGGAACGACGATCGGGATTGTTGGGTCCCAGTTCGGGATGCCGTGGCTTGATATCGCGACGGCAATCGTCGTCGGATTCTTGATCTGTAAAACGGCTTGGGATATTTTCTCGGAAGCGTCCCATGAATTGTCGGATGGATTTGATGAACAGAAGCTGAAGATGTATGAAGATGTGATTTTTGATTTAGAGGGTGTCAAAGGAATCAAGTCGATCAAGGGACGGAATTATGGGAATAATGAAGTCGTGGATGTCGTGATTCTCGTCAACTCGCAATTAAACGTCAATCAAGCACATGATATCGCGACGAAAGTCGAAGATACGCTGACGGATGAATATGGTGTCTACGATATTCATGTCCATGTTGAGCCGGAGTGA
- a CDS encoding thioredoxin family protein, giving the protein MSNYIKSEDTFKELIASDTPVIIKFEADWCPDCKRMDYFMPDVESQFSELPIYTIDKDEFPEIASDNVVMGIPSLLVFQNNEKLGHLHSANAKTPEEVTDFLKKNFN; this is encoded by the coding sequence ATGAGTAACTACATTAAGAGTGAAGATACATTCAAAGAATTAATCGCAAGCGACACACCGGTCATCATCAAGTTCGAAGCCGACTGGTGCCCAGACTGCAAACGGATGGACTATTTCATGCCGGATGTCGAATCACAATTCAGCGAACTGCCGATCTATACGATCGACAAAGATGAATTCCCGGAAATCGCATCAGACAACGTCGTCATGGGCATTCCAAGCTTACTCGTCTTCCAAAACAACGAGAAACTCGGTCACTTGCACAGTGCCAACGCAAAAACACCGGAAGAAGTAACGGACTTCCTCAAGAAAAACTTCAACTAA
- a CDS encoding excalibur calcium-binding domain-containing protein has translation MNKAVKIIMTGVLSLSLISVTSAESHAATKAKAFKNCTEMHDKYKGGVAKKKGLKNRTGYDKNGKAIYKKTQYAAHVSLATYNLNTKSDRDKDGIACER, from the coding sequence ATGAACAAGGCAGTAAAAATCATCATGACCGGTGTACTGAGTCTCTCGTTGATCAGTGTGACATCAGCAGAAAGCCACGCCGCGACTAAAGCGAAGGCCTTCAAAAACTGTACAGAGATGCATGATAAATACAAAGGTGGCGTCGCGAAGAAAAAGGGGCTTAAAAACCGGACCGGTTACGATAAAAACGGAAAAGCCATTTATAAAAAGACACAGTATGCTGCACACGTCAGCTTAGCGACGTATAACCTCAATACAAAAAGTGACCGTGACAAAGACGGCATCGCCTGCGAACGTTAA
- a CDS encoding tetratricopeptide repeat protein → MRLNHFIRQAEFFKLSEKPDFVQAKKWLLQALRIEKNHPIANYRLGYLLYREHQYELAVYHFKTALDGTETDVLSETQLILANTFLVNCGMAITREALRELEDLELRIEGEIDQERIERYRAEMLVQEENMLDRLYYRKITAGHETIINEEQFYDIRPDKGELLLRSSDDGKTLQVFGKPAESLNLHMFLTLVLLNQKSFQPYPVLQDALSELGGQRISYNYMRQIIRRIRDQFVTLNLIESTSISSLDSSRPVQGFRIHPNWSVTILCRADDFIHPIQKERSDV, encoded by the coding sequence ATGAGACTTAACCATTTTATTCGGCAAGCCGAGTTTTTTAAGCTGTCGGAAAAACCGGATTTTGTTCAAGCAAAGAAGTGGTTGTTACAGGCACTACGTATAGAAAAGAATCATCCAATCGCCAATTATCGACTGGGATATCTTCTTTATCGTGAGCACCAGTACGAACTGGCAGTTTATCATTTTAAGACGGCGCTTGACGGAACGGAGACCGATGTCTTGAGTGAGACACAGTTAATTTTAGCGAATACCTTTCTCGTTAATTGCGGAATGGCGATTACACGGGAGGCCTTGCGTGAGTTAGAGGACTTGGAACTTCGGATCGAAGGAGAGATAGACCAGGAACGCATTGAACGCTACCGGGCTGAAATGCTTGTCCAGGAAGAAAATATGTTAGACCGTTTGTATTATCGGAAAATCACGGCAGGCCATGAAACGATTATCAATGAAGAACAGTTTTACGACATCCGTCCGGATAAAGGAGAGCTGTTACTCCGAAGTTCGGATGATGGGAAAACATTGCAGGTGTTCGGAAAACCAGCTGAATCATTAAACCTACATATGTTCTTGACCCTCGTGTTACTGAATCAAAAATCATTTCAACCGTATCCGGTTTTACAGGATGCCTTGTCTGAATTAGGGGGACAAAGGATTTCTTACAACTATATGCGTCAGATAATCCGGAGAATTCGTGATCAGTTTGTTACGTTGAATTTGATTGAATCGACATCTATTTCTTCTCTTGATTCTTCACGTCCTGTCCAAGGATTTCGGATTCACCCGAACTGGTCGGTGACAATTCTTTGCCGGGCAGATGATTTCATTCATCCGATTCAAAAGGAGAGAAGCGATGTTTAG